One segment of Pasteurella skyensis DNA contains the following:
- a CDS encoding AAA family ATPase codes for MLVKFSVENFRSIKEQQVLSMVKSNVYKELQQNTFTSNAPNTPELLKSAVIYGANASGKSNLLKALFVMTQIIETSFHKKLDEPIVVEPFLLDPKSRIEPTTFQISFIANLANEASEEKQFALVEYGFSTDKKIVYEEWLSVYPKGREQAWFHRIYDTKSKSYHWLKESESFKGSKSTWKENTRLDQLFLSTAVHLNSEQLKPIYNAIVHKLGVIGADRISNEFTKKLCKKEEYKTLFISFLQQADIDLVDIKLEKLNVENIIFPDEFLPKEIKEEIFKDLSEQVEVYFIHKDSLDNEVKINLREESDGTQKLFEFIGLIFNAMNQGDTLIIDEFNKSLHPDLVRYLVALFNSKHNKNNGQLIFTTHETSVLRKELLRRDQIWFCEKGSDRATNLYPLSDFSPLNREDLEESYLHGRYGGKPVIKEFIF; via the coding sequence ATGTTAGTTAAGTTTTCTGTAGAGAATTTTCGTTCAATTAAAGAGCAGCAAGTGTTGTCAATGGTGAAAAGTAATGTATACAAAGAACTTCAACAAAATACCTTTACATCAAATGCACCAAACACGCCAGAACTATTAAAATCAGCAGTGATTTACGGTGCCAACGCATCAGGGAAATCAAATTTATTAAAGGCACTATTTGTAATGACACAAATCATAGAAACATCTTTTCATAAAAAATTAGATGAACCTATTGTGGTGGAGCCTTTTTTATTGGATCCTAAAAGTCGAATTGAACCAACAACCTTTCAAATTTCCTTTATTGCCAATTTAGCGAATGAAGCCTCAGAAGAGAAACAATTTGCATTGGTAGAGTATGGCTTTTCTACAGATAAAAAAATAGTCTATGAAGAGTGGTTAAGTGTTTATCCTAAAGGACGAGAGCAGGCTTGGTTCCATCGCATTTATGATACTAAAAGTAAATCTTATCATTGGCTTAAGGAATCAGAATCCTTCAAAGGTTCTAAATCTACTTGGAAAGAAAATACCCGCTTAGATCAACTTTTTTTATCAACAGCAGTACATCTCAATAGTGAGCAGTTAAAGCCTATTTATAATGCAATTGTGCATAAATTAGGTGTCATTGGTGCAGATAGAATTAGTAATGAATTTACAAAAAAACTGTGTAAAAAAGAAGAGTACAAAACTCTTTTTATCTCTTTTTTACAGCAAGCAGATATTGATTTAGTAGATATTAAATTAGAAAAATTAAACGTTGAAAATATAATTTTTCCTGATGAGTTTCTTCCAAAAGAAATAAAAGAAGAAATTTTTAAAGATTTATCGGAGCAGGTAGAGGTTTATTTTATTCATAAAGACAGTTTAGATAATGAAGTTAAAATTAATTTACGTGAGGAATCAGACGGAACACAAAAGTTATTTGAATTTATAGGTTTAATTTTTAATGCAATGAATCAGGGAGATACATTAATTATTGATGAGTTTAACAAAAGTTTACATCCTGATTTAGTTCGTTACCTAGTTGCATTATTTAATTCTAAACATAATAAAAATAATGGACAGTTGATTTTTACGACTCATGAGACATCTGTATTAAGAAAAGAATTATTGCGACGAGATCAAATTTGGTTTTGTGAAAAAGGTAGTGATCGTGCCACTAATCTATATCCATTGAGTGACTTTAGCCCATTGAATCGTGAAGATTTAGAAGAGAGTTATTTGCATGGTCGTTATGGTGGAAAACCCGTAATTAAGGAATTTATTTTTTAG
- a CDS encoding YadA family autotransporter adhesin, whose amino-acid sequence MAIVQDSGLTLAKTDATANKGAVYTLGLDAAKVKDITGTTNLATEYLKVDGSNMGGDAAKSTFGSVVGKAVIDDENGTQLVQEKAVKTYVDTAIDKVGKAKDGKDGYIGVDGKDGKNGVGIDGKDGITVKGKDGKDGVTIKGEDGANGTNGVIGLNGHDGIDGKDKKAVSADIKVVNGRPGVDGKDGDSLTRIIYEDEAGDTHTVATMDDGLAFQGDSGDKVTRKLNDTLNIKGGVTAADKLTDNNIGVINDGTNGLAIKLAKELTALDSIVFGVAKGNDIVSISTEGVNAGGKRITNVGDATAETDAVNYKQLKAVETAVVNAGAGLKFTGNTADEVAVVAGGTLVVEGQKGTDPAKNLTKDSDFAADNLFVDTTDGKLEIKLAKQLQGVEGIGIAGKDGKDGVGIDGIDGISVKGDKGEVGINGNNGISIKGEDGKDGSIGLSGKDGITVKGKDGENGVTIKGEDGANGTNGVIGLNGHDGIDGKPAKDVSADIKVVNGRPGVNGKDGDSLTRIIYEDEAGDTHTVATMDDGLAFQGDAGDKVTRKLNDTLNIKGGVTAANELTDNNIGVVNDGANGLAIKLAKELTGISSIANTAGGGKLTLSDTENSVSVNGGRITNVGDATADTDAVNYKQLKALNKGQGIDVDKWKDAILPTISFFSGSTGTGANYKQGNTEEQFDLSKLAFDFGDGLKVEKQQSKDGKQIAHITLDKDALKNDPDFKGAKGDDGAAGADGADGQSAYEIWKAQPGNGTKTQDDFLAALKGDKGDKGDKGDKSDKGDAGNGNGGNGAEIKVAVTDDVVLDKDNLSKEEVVSNNGALSIKVGKNLNAKTVMNGNDKQLVISTTPEIKVDKVTVGNITLNQSGLTVKEGTDVNINMGGNQIHNIKAGTAPTDAVNVSQLAKVEESLSTRIDSVEKAASGGTASAMASASLPQAYVPGKSMVSLAGASYDKSSSMAVGLSSISDNGKWIIKGNINANTEKKFGIGVGVGYQW is encoded by the coding sequence GTGGCGATTGTTCAAGACAGTGGTTTAACACTGGCGAAAACAGATGCAACGGCAAATAAAGGTGCAGTGTACACGTTAGGTTTAGATGCAGCGAAAGTGAAAGACATCACTGGAACCACTAACCTTGCAACAGAATACTTAAAAGTAGACGGTTCTAATATGGGTGGTGACGCCGCTAAATCTACCTTCGGTTCGGTAGTAGGTAAAGCTGTCATTGATGATGAAAATGGCACTCAGCTTGTTCAAGAGAAAGCGGTTAAAACCTATGTTGATACAGCGATTGATAAAGTTGGAAAAGCCAAAGACGGAAAAGACGGTTATATCGGCGTTGATGGCAAAGACGGCAAAAATGGTGTCGGCATTGACGGAAAAGACGGTATTACGGTGAAAGGCAAAGACGGTAAAGACGGCGTTACTATCAAAGGTGAAGACGGTGCCAATGGCACCAACGGTGTAATCGGGCTTAATGGGCACGATGGAATCGACGGTAAAGATAAAAAAGCTGTTTCAGCCGACATCAAAGTGGTTAATGGTAGACCGGGTGTTGATGGTAAGGATGGAGACAGCTTAACCCGTATTATTTACGAAGATGAAGCAGGAGACACCCATACTGTTGCCACAATGGATGATGGCTTAGCCTTCCAAGGTGATTCAGGTGATAAAGTCACCCGTAAGCTCAATGACACCTTAAATATCAAAGGAGGTGTAACAGCGGCAGATAAACTCACTGATAACAACATTGGTGTCATTAACGATGGTACGAATGGTTTAGCGATTAAACTGGCAAAAGAGTTAACAGCTTTAGATTCAATCGTATTTGGTGTAGCGAAAGGAAATGATATTGTTTCCATCTCTACTGAAGGTGTGAATGCAGGTGGTAAGAGAATTACCAATGTAGGTGATGCCACAGCAGAGACTGATGCGGTTAACTACAAACAGTTAAAAGCAGTTGAAACCGCGGTTGTTAATGCAGGTGCAGGACTGAAATTCACAGGTAATACCGCAGATGAAGTTGCAGTGGTTGCAGGTGGAACCTTAGTGGTTGAAGGACAAAAAGGCACAGACCCTGCGAAGAACTTAACGAAAGACTCTGACTTTGCAGCAGATAACCTCTTTGTAGATACCACAGATGGCAAGTTAGAAATCAAACTGGCGAAACAACTGCAAGGTGTTGAGGGTATCGGTATTGCGGGTAAAGACGGCAAAGATGGCGTTGGCATTGACGGAATAGACGGTATTTCAGTTAAAGGTGATAAAGGTGAAGTGGGTATCAACGGAAACAATGGGATTTCTATTAAAGGCGAAGACGGCAAAGATGGCTCAATCGGCTTAAGTGGAAAAGACGGCATTACCGTTAAAGGAAAAGACGGTGAAAACGGCGTCACTATCAAAGGTGAAGACGGAGCCAATGGCACCAACGGTGTAATCGGGCTTAATGGCCACGATGGAATCGACGGAAAACCTGCAAAAGACGTGTCAGCTGATATCAAAGTGGTTAATGGTAGACCGGGTGTTAATGGTAAGGATGGAGACAGCTTAACCCGTATTATTTACGAAGATGAAGCAGGAGACACCCATACGGTTGCCACAATGGATGATGGCCTAGCCTTCCAAGGTGATGCAGGTGATAAAGTCACCCGTAAGCTCAATGACACCTTAAATATTAAAGGTGGCGTAACAGCAGCAAACGAACTCACTGATAACAATATTGGTGTGGTTAATGATGGTGCGAACGGTTTAGCGATTAAATTAGCGAAAGAGCTCACGGGTATTTCGTCAATTGCTAACACAGCAGGTGGTGGAAAACTGACATTAAGTGATACAGAGAATAGCGTATCAGTCAATGGGGGCAGAATCACTAATGTAGGCGATGCCACAGCAGATACCGATGCGGTTAACTACAAACAGTTAAAAGCACTGAACAAGGGTCAAGGTATTGATGTTGATAAATGGAAAGATGCAATATTGCCAACCATTAGCTTCTTTAGTGGTAGCACGGGTACGGGCGCAAATTATAAACAGGGTAATACTGAAGAACAATTTGACTTAAGTAAACTTGCCTTTGACTTTGGTGATGGCTTAAAAGTGGAAAAACAACAAAGCAAAGACGGTAAACAAATTGCCCATATCACGTTAGATAAGGACGCATTGAAAAATGACCCTGACTTTAAAGGTGCGAAAGGTGATGACGGTGCCGCTGGTGCGGATGGAGCCGATGGTCAATCTGCTTATGAGATTTGGAAAGCACAACCAGGTAATGGCACTAAAACACAAGATGACTTCTTGGCTGCTTTAAAAGGTGACAAGGGTGATAAGGGTGATAAAGGCGATAAAAGTGACAAAGGCGATGCAGGCAACGGCAATGGAGGCAATGGTGCTGAAATCAAGGTTGCTGTAACAGACGATGTTGTATTAGACAAGGATAATCTCTCAAAAGAGGAAGTCGTGAGCAACAATGGTGCCTTAAGCATCAAAGTCGGTAAAAACCTTAACGCCAAAACGGTGATGAACGGCAATGATAAACAGCTGGTTATTTCCACCACACCTGAAATCAAAGTGGATAAAGTCACTGTGGGCAATATCACCTTAAACCAATCCGGTTTAACAGTGAAAGAAGGTACTGATGTCAATATTAATATGGGTGGAAACCAAATCCACAATATTAAAGCGGGTACTGCACCAACGGATGCCGTGAATGTGTCTCAATTAGCGAAAGTGGAAGAGTCACTCTCTACCCGTATTGACAGTGTAGAAAAAGCCGCAAGCGGCGGTACTGCGAGTGCGATGGCATCAGCCAGCTTACCACAGGCTTATGTACCGGGTAAGAGTATGGTGTCATTAGCGGGCGCGAGTTATGATAAATCAAGCTCAATGGCCGTAGGACTGTCTTCTATCTCTGACAATGGAAAATGGATTATCAAAGGAAACATTAACGCGAATACTGAGAAGAAATTTGGTATTGGTGTCGGTGTTGGCTACCAATGGTAA
- the cmoA gene encoding carboxy-S-adenosyl-L-methionine synthase CmoA: MSKDTLFSAPINKLGDFTFDESVAEVFPDMIQRSVPGYSNIITAIGMLAERFVTANSKVYDLGCSRGAGILSIRRNLKHDDVTIIGVDNSKAMVERCRSHLSAFHSDIAVDILCDDIRDVEIENASMVVLNFTLQFLPPDERLALLTKIYKGLNPNGVLVLSEKFSFDNDEINTLLVDLHHRFKGANGYSELEISQKRTALENVMRTDSIQTHKLRLQEAGFKHSELWFQCFNFGSMVAIK; this comes from the coding sequence ATGTCTAAAGATACACTATTTTCTGCTCCTATTAATAAGTTAGGGGATTTTACGTTTGATGAATCTGTTGCGGAAGTGTTTCCTGATATGATTCAGCGTTCTGTTCCAGGTTATTCTAATATTATTACGGCTATTGGTATGTTGGCAGAACGTTTTGTTACTGCAAATTCAAAGGTTTATGATTTAGGATGTTCTCGTGGTGCGGGAATTTTGTCGATTCGTCGTAATCTGAAACACGATGATGTTACAATTATTGGGGTGGATAATTCAAAGGCGATGGTAGAGCGTTGTCGTTCTCATTTGAGTGCTTTTCATTCTGATATTGCGGTAGATATTTTATGTGATGATATTCGTGATGTGGAAATTGAAAATGCGTCAATGGTGGTGTTGAATTTTACGTTGCAATTTTTACCTCCTGATGAGCGTTTAGCTTTACTAACTAAGATTTATAAGGGCTTGAATCCTAATGGGGTGTTGGTGCTATCTGAGAAATTTAGCTTTGATAATGATGAAATCAATACGTTATTGGTCGATCTCCATCACCGTTTTAAAGGAGCAAATGGGTATAGTGAATTGGAGATCAGTCAAAAACGTACGGCATTAGAAAATGTGATGCGTACCGATAGTATTCAGACCCATAAATTGCGCCTACAAGAAGCAGGTTTTAAACATTCTGAGTTGTGGTTTCAGTGTTTTAATTTTGGGTCGATGGTGGCAATAAAATAA
- the smrB gene encoding endonuclease SmrB, with protein sequence MLNDEELSLFQQAVQGAKKIKQDKVIIKKQPSRKAEALKEQKEKEDTLFYFSDEYEPLLTEENEKVKYRREDIDPYLLKQLRRGDFTPELFLDLHGLTRKQAKMELASLILACEREGVFCASIMTGYGTYALKKQIPLWLVQHPKILALHQAPREWGGDAAILILVEQPDNGFKR encoded by the coding sequence ATGTTAAATGATGAAGAGTTATCCTTGTTTCAACAAGCAGTACAAGGCGCAAAAAAAATCAAACAAGATAAGGTAATCATAAAAAAGCAACCATCTCGTAAAGCAGAAGCATTAAAAGAGCAGAAAGAAAAGGAAGATACCTTATTCTACTTTTCTGATGAATACGAACCACTACTGACAGAAGAAAACGAAAAAGTAAAATATCGTCGAGAAGATATCGATCCTTATTTACTCAAACAGCTTCGCCGTGGTGATTTTACACCTGAACTTTTTTTGGATTTACACGGTTTAACACGTAAACAAGCGAAAATGGAACTCGCTAGCTTAATTCTTGCCTGTGAGCGGGAAGGTGTATTTTGTGCCAGCATAATGACAGGTTATGGCACTTATGCGCTAAAAAAACAAATTCCACTGTGGTTAGTGCAACACCCTAAAATACTCGCACTTCATCAAGCCCCAAGAGAGTGGGGAGGCGATGCTGCTATATTAATTTTAGTAGAGCAACCAGACAACGGATTTAAGCGGTAA
- a CDS encoding RloB family protein — translation MVRSSKRKQLKLERKQPSRKPYDRVLIVTEGEKTDPNYFNDLIKDEGLSSANVVVTGDCGCDPTSVVNQAIKLFKESKKGGSSTIYNRVFCVFDRDGHANFDNAINKASSNNIEIICSYPCFEYWYLCHFEYTRKGFQKTGNQSSAENCIKELNIHWNNNFKKKYGKSDTQPYVKLKPKLNNAINNAKKAQNDADSTGEMNPSTRVYKLVDYLKSLKRSK, via the coding sequence ATGGTGAGATCAAGTAAAAGAAAACAGCTAAAATTAGAAAGAAAACAGCCGTCAAGAAAACCTTATGATCGAGTCCTTATTGTCACAGAAGGCGAAAAAACAGATCCTAATTATTTTAATGATTTAATCAAAGATGAAGGGCTTTCCTCCGCAAATGTTGTAGTGACAGGGGATTGTGGATGTGATCCTACTTCCGTTGTTAATCAAGCAATAAAGTTATTTAAAGAGAGTAAAAAGGGCGGTTCATCTACAATTTATAACAGAGTTTTCTGTGTTTTTGATAGAGATGGACACGCAAATTTTGATAATGCCATTAACAAAGCGAGCAGTAATAATATTGAAATAATTTGTTCCTATCCTTGTTTTGAATACTGGTATTTATGCCATTTTGAATATACTCGTAAAGGATTTCAGAAAACAGGTAATCAATCTTCGGCGGAGAATTGCATTAAAGAATTAAATATTCATTGGAATAATAATTTCAAGAAAAAGTATGGAAAGTCTGATACTCAGCCTTATGTTAAGCTTAAACCTAAACTTAATAATGCAATAAATAATGCAAAAAAAGCACAAAATGATGCAGATTCTACTGGAGAGATGAATCCATCAACAAGGGTTTATAAACTGGTTGACTATCTTAAATCACTAAAACGAAGTAAGTAA
- a CDS encoding IS110 family transposase: MNNTFYIGIDIACKKFDVAIYKENKKALHNTFDNDKKGFESLLKWINKDTQNLHVVMEATGIYWEELAYFLYDKKAKVSVINPKCIKAYGIGQNLRNKTDKIDAMLIARFAAKEQPQAWQPPPKAQRALLLRLRQLEHLKQAEQKERTRIKMMSDSESISSAERLANFLREEIKAFEKQIDETIKTDTMLKQNAKLLSSIPGLGKKSVAWLLAYLGDGSRFKNGKAAAAYAGLTPMHHQSGSSINGKPRISKIGQTDIRKILFMPAVAYSFGNYKDRIYKTFVDNLLAKGKDKKVIIVALMRKLVAIAQTVLKNQMPFDASLHQKTM; this comes from the coding sequence ATGAATAACACATTCTACATTGGTATTGATATTGCTTGCAAGAAGTTTGATGTAGCGATTTATAAAGAAAATAAAAAAGCCCTACATAATACTTTTGATAATGATAAAAAAGGGTTTGAATCATTATTAAAATGGATTAACAAAGATACTCAAAATCTACACGTTGTAATGGAAGCAACTGGTATTTATTGGGAAGAATTAGCCTATTTTCTCTATGATAAAAAGGCAAAAGTAAGCGTGATTAACCCTAAATGTATCAAGGCTTATGGCATTGGACAAAATCTTAGAAATAAGACCGATAAGATAGACGCAATGCTTATTGCTCGTTTTGCGGCAAAAGAGCAACCACAAGCGTGGCAACCACCACCAAAGGCTCAACGTGCATTATTATTAAGATTACGACAGCTAGAACATCTTAAACAAGCTGAGCAAAAAGAACGTACTCGGATTAAAATGATGTCAGATAGCGAAAGTATTTCAAGTGCAGAGCGTTTGGCTAATTTCTTGCGTGAAGAAATAAAAGCTTTTGAAAAACAAATTGATGAAACAATCAAAACGGATACAATGCTCAAACAAAATGCAAAATTATTATCAAGCATTCCAGGATTAGGTAAAAAAAGTGTTGCTTGGTTACTGGCTTATCTTGGCGATGGCTCTCGTTTTAAAAATGGAAAAGCTGCAGCTGCTTATGCAGGCTTAACTCCTATGCACCATCAATCAGGCAGTAGCATAAATGGTAAACCGAGAATATCAAAAATTGGACAAACGGATATTCGTAAAATTTTATTTATGCCTGCGGTTGCCTATAGTTTTGGGAATTATAAAGATAGAATTTATAAGACTTTTGTTGATAATTTACTGGCAAAAGGGAAGGATAAAAAAGTGATTATCGTGGCTTTAATGCGTAAATTAGTGGCCATTGCTCAAACAGTATTAAAAAATCAAATGCCTTTTGATGCAAGTTTACACCAAAAGACAATGTAG
- a CDS encoding transposase produces MVSFKHRNIRSAYRSLKYNMDYLFTFEKYPELNIEKTTNRLESLFGELKRKLSNHNGLTKYHKIMFIKDFLNKRSW; encoded by the coding sequence ATGGTATCTTTTAAACATCGTAATATAAGAAGTGCTTACAGGAGCTTAAAATATAATATGGATTATTTATTTACTTTTGAAAAATATCCTGAATTAAATATAGAAAAAACAACAAATAGGCTTGAAAGTTTATTTGGAGAACTTAAACGAAAACTATCTAATCATAATGGTTTAACCAAATACCATAAGATTATGTTTATAAAAGATTTTCTAAATAAAAGGAGTTGGTAA
- a CDS encoding ESPR-type extended signal peptide-containing protein: MNSIYKIVFNKATQTFTAVSELAKGATKTQSQSAKQAGKFLPKFAKIALVISMVSIFSSQAMAVTDVEFNALKARLEKLEGINNKAYTAGSMALGTGTVAGVKGGDQEAVAMGYRAKATGNQSIALGFDAEATTSQAVALGSGKATGVGTIAIGSSYSTTSTDGTIKMTYEAPKATKMGAIALGAGNEALGQQSIVLGGNKNKAIGRAATAMGWRTIASGVQSTSSGDNTVAQGKSSTSMGYFSKAIGASSLATGGKLNQKLINLMSSKKYQEIVNDYADVFSDDEKNYLLDENEHNTAEKESKKTIFILNKVREVRGTQGGTAYTDGSIALGTGTVAGTGSVDDNGTPNDRTDDIYTKGTEEAVAMGYRAKAIKDKTLALGFDAVANNANLVALGQGAETKASDDIAGATVSGIQYGNFAGTPNGVVSIGKEGAEKQLVNVAAGAVTASSTDAINGSQLYSVADTLGTKITNLENVKTYVHVHGTGQVQKGNTTNLDAANGVGGAKGIGAIAIGMNAIAKGENAVAIGGGNKAEGLNSFASGSNTTASSDYSVVLGIDSVASGHAAVAIGHTASAIGESSLAMVNGTASGTEAVAIGKQTTASGISSFASGANTVSSGKYATAMGGGTKALADYATSLGAGTQAKGISSMATGSGSIANGDFSTAIGKSSKTYTQGSVALGLEAVAGVDGGDQEAVAVGYRSQAVANQSLALGFDAVANNENSVALGSKAETRAFTQVDKEVINGLKYKDFTGFADGVVSVGKTAHEKQIINVASGKISQESTDAINGSQLFATNTVLGNVAKSVKNNFGGNAAIDENGNITFTDVGGTGKGTIHEAIGDVKTAADAAKLRSLLNKIKLNNKADKNAGNLSDTDIAAWTTKLNTGADLTTPTGKLVTDTQVKTALDTKLDSNAITSSDQSISIDTTTTAGKVDLKVNVDNSTLEVANGKVSVKNGGISTDKLANDAVTEAKIADALLTELKAKSREKVQGTSKEIVVTANNADENADGRVFTVALADEVKAKLDNLATNPNTTYLNREGSNIGGNKAIFGKNVGKSIISDANGTQLVQEKAVKAYVDAVDTKVTDLVLR, encoded by the coding sequence ATGAACAGCATCTACAAAATCGTGTTTAACAAAGCAACACAAACTTTCACCGCCGTAAGCGAATTAGCTAAAGGCGCCACAAAAACACAAAGCCAATCCGCAAAACAAGCGGGTAAATTCTTACCAAAATTTGCAAAAATAGCCTTGGTAATTTCAATGGTGTCTATATTTAGTTCACAGGCAATGGCTGTTACTGATGTAGAATTTAACGCATTAAAAGCAAGATTAGAAAAATTAGAGGGTATAAACAATAAAGCCTACACAGCAGGTTCAATGGCACTCGGAACAGGAACAGTTGCTGGTGTGAAAGGTGGAGACCAAGAGGCTGTGGCAATGGGTTATCGTGCTAAAGCGACGGGAAACCAATCTATAGCGTTAGGTTTTGATGCGGAAGCGACCACGTCACAGGCAGTAGCCTTAGGTTCAGGAAAAGCAACAGGAGTGGGAACAATAGCAATAGGTTCATCCTATTCTACTACCTCAACTGATGGAACCATAAAGATGACATATGAGGCTCCTAAAGCAACTAAAATGGGAGCGATAGCATTAGGAGCAGGTAATGAAGCTCTAGGGCAACAATCAATAGTTTTAGGCGGAAATAAAAATAAAGCAATAGGAAGAGCTGCAACTGCGATGGGATGGCGAACAATAGCCTCTGGAGTTCAATCAACATCAAGCGGAGATAATACAGTTGCTCAAGGTAAAAGCTCAACATCAATGGGATATTTTTCAAAAGCGATTGGAGCGAGTTCATTAGCAACAGGAGGAAAACTTAATCAAAAACTGATAAATCTAATGTCAAGCAAAAAATATCAAGAGATTGTAAATGACTATGCTGATGTTTTTTCAGATGATGAAAAGAACTATCTATTAGATGAAAATGAACATAACACAGCAGAAAAGGAATCAAAGAAAACTATATTTATTTTAAATAAAGTAAGAGAAGTAAGAGGAACACAAGGAGGAACGGCTTATACCGATGGTTCAATAGCTCTAGGAACAGGGACTGTAGCAGGAACAGGAAGTGTGGATGATAATGGCACACCAAATGATAGAACTGATGACATTTACACAAAAGGTACAGAAGAAGCCGTCGCAATGGGTTATCGTGCTAAAGCTATTAAAGACAAAACCCTTGCTCTAGGTTTTGATGCTGTTGCAAATAATGCAAATTTAGTGGCATTAGGTCAAGGTGCAGAAACCAAAGCTTCCGACGATATTGCAGGGGCAACGGTAAGTGGTATTCAATATGGCAACTTTGCGGGTACACCTAATGGCGTGGTATCAATTGGTAAAGAAGGCGCTGAAAAACAGTTAGTGAATGTAGCCGCTGGTGCTGTGACAGCAAGCTCAACCGATGCTATTAATGGTTCACAACTGTATTCTGTAGCGGATACATTAGGCACAAAAATTACTAATTTAGAAAATGTAAAAACCTATGTTCATGTACATGGCACAGGGCAAGTTCAAAAAGGTAATACGACTAACTTGGATGCTGCTAATGGTGTTGGTGGTGCGAAAGGCATTGGTGCAATCGCTATTGGTATGAACGCTATTGCAAAAGGAGAAAATGCAGTGGCTATTGGTGGCGGTAATAAAGCGGAAGGACTTAATAGCTTTGCCTCAGGTAGTAACACAACGGCATCATCTGATTATTCTGTTGTATTGGGAATTGACTCAGTTGCTTCAGGTCACGCCGCAGTTGCTATTGGACACACGGCCTCAGCAATAGGAGAAAGTTCTTTGGCAATGGTTAATGGTACTGCTTCAGGTACAGAGGCAGTAGCGATAGGAAAACAAACTACTGCATCAGGAATATCATCATTTGCATCTGGAGCAAATACAGTTTCATCAGGAAAATACGCTACTGCAATGGGTGGTGGAACAAAGGCTTTAGCTGACTATGCAACGTCATTAGGTGCTGGAACACAAGCAAAAGGTATTTCATCTATGGCAACTGGTTCTGGTTCTATTGCGAATGGAGATTTTTCAACAGCAATAGGGAAATCGTCAAAAACCTATACACAAGGATCTGTCGCATTAGGTCTGGAGGCTGTAGCAGGTGTTGACGGTGGAGATCAAGAAGCTGTAGCTGTGGGTTATCGTTCACAAGCTGTTGCAAACCAATCTCTTGCTCTAGGTTTTGATGCTGTTGCAAATAATGAAAACTCAGTCGCCTTAGGCTCAAAAGCAGAAACCAGAGCCTTTACACAAGTAGATAAAGAGGTTATAAATGGACTTAAATATAAAGACTTCACAGGTTTTGCAGATGGTGTAGTGTCTGTGGGTAAAACCGCTCACGAAAAACAAATTATTAATGTTGCTTCAGGTAAAATTTCTCAAGAATCAACTGATGCTATTAACGGTTCACAACTGTTTGCCACTAATACCGTATTAGGTAATGTCGCAAAATCAGTTAAAAACAACTTTGGTGGTAATGCAGCAATAGATGAAAACGGCAATATTACTTTCACTGATGTCGGTGGTACAGGTAAAGGCACGATTCACGAAGCCATTGGTGATGTAAAAACAGCCGCTGATGCAGCAAAACTGAGATCGCTTCTAAATAAAATTAAACTGAATAACAAAGCGGATAAAAACGCGGGTAATTTAAGTGATACAGATATTGCCGCTTGGACAACTAAGTTAAACACAGGCGCAGATTTAACCACGCCAACAGGCAAGTTAGTTACCGATACGCAAGTTAAAACAGCGTTAGATACTAAACTTGATTCCAATGCTATTACGAGTTCAGATCAATCTATCAGCATTGATACGACAACAACAGCAGGAAAAGTTGACTTAAAAGTCAATGTGGATAACTCAACTCTTGAAGTGGCAAATGGCAAAGTGTCAGTTAAAAATGGCGGTATTTCAACGGATAAACTGGCTAATGATGCGGTCACAGAAGCTAAGATTGCGGATGCGTTATTAACAGAGTTAAAAGCGAAATCACGTGAAAAAGTTCAAGGCACATCAAAAGAGATCGTCGTCACTGCGAATAACGCCGATGAAAATGCGGATGGCAGAGTGTTTACCGTTGCCTTAGCAGATGAAGTAAAAGCGAAATTAGATAATTTAGCAACTAACCCAAATACAACCTATCTTAATAGAGAAGGTTCAAACATTGGTGGCAACAAAGCAATCTTTGGAAAAAATGTGGGTAAATCTATCATCAGTGATGCTAATGGAACACAACTTGTTCAAGAGAAAGCGGTAAAAGCTTATGTAGATGCTGTTGATACTAAAGTGACAGATTTAGTACTACGGTAA